In one window of Zingiber officinale cultivar Zhangliang chromosome 11A, Zo_v1.1, whole genome shotgun sequence DNA:
- the LOC122032506 gene encoding uncharacterized protein LOC122032506 yields the protein MQVLLEERDNRAFVEQYVKLVLQWNSEKSKERSEKNKIARKQKIMNQTTGRRSFAQVQQKLGKEKGRPPSRVELFHACFTHANGSPSSNIMAEKLAAMKELENQLPEDEDDQVGQNDIFGQIIGPDRPGRVRIFGDGVKPSDLWGEVPSRSTCNRIVMEQKRKLEKMDEQVRKQGQHIAMLESKIANQSNQNLGSNYNSIQHTTSTSSPLLPDPVSLSLRIGCSVSIKSLFDLTKIVAKKVVHSMDPNTEVGRQVLGPNWCEIQVLVVLEWEESLIRPYDLLQRFEDALEGMIAWPCHLLTVNEEDFY from the exons ATGCAAGTTCTTCTAGAAGAAAGAGATAATAGAGCTTTTGTAGAGCAATATGTCAAATTAGTTCTTCAGTGGAATTCAGAAAAATCAAAG GAACGAAGTGAAAAAAATAAGATTGCTCGGAAGCAAAAGATAATGAATCAGACAACTGGAAGAAGATCTTTTGCTCAAGTGCAACAAAAATTG GGAAAAGAAAAGGGTCGACCTCCATCACGAGTCGAATTATTCCATGCTTGCTTCACTCATGCTAATGGAAGCCCCTCAAGCAACATTATGGCAGAAAAATTG GCTGCAATGAAAGAACTAGAAAATCAACTTCCTGAAGATGAGGATGATCAAGTTGGTCAAAATGACATATTTGGTCAAATCATTGGACCAGATAGACCAGGCCGAGTACGTATATTTGGTGATGGTGTTAAGCCATCTGATTTATGGGGAGAAGTTCCAAGTCGTAGTACATGCAACAGAATAGTGATGGAGCAAAAGAGAAAGTTAGAAAAAATGGATGAACAAGTTAGAAAGCAAGGCCAACACATTGCAATGTTAGAATCAAAGATTGCCAATCAATCAAACCAAAACCTTGGTTCAAATTACAACAGTATACAACACACAACATCAACTAGTAGTCCATTACTTCCTGATCCAGTTAGTTTATCTCTAAGG ATTGGATGTTCTGTCTCAATAAAAAGTCTATTTGATTTGACGAAAATTGTGGCAAAAAAAGTTGTTCATAGCATGGATCCAAATACTGAAGTAGGAAGACAAGTGTTGGGACCAAATTGGTGTGAAATACAAGTTCTAGTTGTCCTAGAATGGGAAGAGAGTTTGATTAGGCCATATGATCTTTTACAAAGGTTTGAGGATGCACTTGAAGGAATGATAGCTTGGCCTTGTCATTTG TTGACGGTTAATGAAGAAGACTTCTACTAG